In Candidatus Contubernalis alkalaceticus, the following proteins share a genomic window:
- a CDS encoding ABC transporter substrate-binding protein has product MKKKFQGKGSFERKVIYITLLLLLLTVPLLGGCGDKALEQSGVELMRFGLTPDVTCLPMVLAEQEGIYENLGLEVELIYFTSAMERDQAIQAGQIDGAVSDIVATGFFLDSGFDIQITSLNEGNFALVASPESGINSVKDLKGKSIGLSNNTIIEFMVDEILTKNGLTSEEVRKEYIAAIPQRREMMLQGQIDAACMPEPLASLCVEQGALMITDSDKEGILPSVIIFTEEYIAEKPEAIKKFYQAYREAADLINPDPSVYNQLLLEKLRFPEEILDKYEIPHFNEPALPHEEGVQSYLDWLKGRIEKDLTYDDMINKDFVE; this is encoded by the coding sequence ATGAAGAAGAAGTTTCAAGGTAAGGGGAGTTTTGAAAGGAAGGTTATTTATATCACTCTTTTATTACTTCTGCTGACGGTACCTCTTTTGGGGGGCTGCGGTGATAAAGCTTTGGAACAATCCGGGGTGGAGCTAATGCGTTTCGGCCTGACCCCTGATGTTACCTGTCTTCCCATGGTATTGGCTGAACAGGAGGGTATTTATGAGAACCTGGGGTTGGAGGTAGAGTTGATATATTTTACCAGTGCCATGGAAAGGGACCAGGCTATTCAGGCAGGTCAGATCGACGGGGCTGTTTCAGACATTGTGGCGACAGGCTTTTTCTTGGACAGCGGGTTTGATATTCAAATTACCTCGTTAAATGAAGGAAATTTTGCACTTGTTGCGTCTCCTGAATCAGGTATTAACTCTGTTAAGGACTTAAAGGGAAAATCTATTGGACTTTCCAACAACACCATTATCGAATTTATGGTGGATGAGATTCTGACTAAAAATGGTTTAACTTCTGAGGAGGTTAGAAAAGAATATATTGCTGCCATACCCCAGCGGCGGGAGATGATGCTTCAGGGGCAAATTGACGCTGCCTGCATGCCGGAACCACTGGCCAGCCTGTGTGTGGAGCAGGGGGCATTGATGATTACCGACAGTGATAAAGAAGGGATTTTACCTTCGGTAATTATTTTTACCGAAGAATATATTGCTGAAAAACCCGAGGCCATTAAAAAATTCTATCAGGCTTATCGGGAAGCAGCCGATTTAATTAATCCAGATCCTTCAGTTTATAACCAGCTGCTTTTAGAGAAGTTGAGGTTCCCGGAGGAAATTCTTGATAAGTATGAAATACCGCATTTTAATGAACCTGCCCTGCCCCATGAGGAAGGGGTGCAGAGCTACCTTGATTGGCTCAAAGGAAGAATTGAAAAGGATCTGACCTATGATGATATGATAAATAAAGATTTTGTGGAGTAG
- a CDS encoding ABC transporter permease has protein sequence MEKTGFNKALQLFLAFVFLLLFWAGLSLLLDRPVLPPPWLAIEIFVEKFRSHLLPHLMQSTFRVLLSLLIALVLGSLSGLFIGRWSRVDSFTSPLIYLTYPIPKIALLPVLMGILGIGETSKIFLISLIVYYQILVTTRDAARDINKQIICSMVSLGGSEWDLIKHVFVPAALPKIFTSLRISLGTAMAVLFLTETFATTQGIGFYILDASMRGRYEEVFAGIMAMSLLGLILFVIVDFLEKKLCPWQYL, from the coding sequence ATGGAAAAAACAGGGTTCAATAAAGCATTACAATTGTTCCTGGCATTTGTCTTTCTTCTGCTCTTTTGGGCAGGACTGTCTTTACTATTAGACAGGCCGGTGCTACCGCCTCCCTGGTTGGCCATAGAGATCTTTGTGGAAAAGTTTCGTTCGCACCTGCTTCCTCATTTGATGCAGAGCACCTTTCGGGTGCTGCTAAGCCTGTTGATAGCCCTGGTTTTAGGGTCTCTATCAGGTCTTTTTATTGGCCGCTGGTCCAGGGTGGATAGTTTTACCTCCCCACTGATTTATTTAACCTACCCAATTCCTAAAATTGCTCTTTTGCCGGTACTTATGGGAATCTTGGGAATTGGGGAGACTTCTAAGATTTTTTTAATAAGTCTTATTGTTTATTATCAGATATTGGTCACCACCCGGGATGCCGCCCGGGATATTAATAAACAAATCATTTGTTCCATGGTTTCTTTAGGGGGGAGTGAGTGGGACCTTATCAAGCATGTTTTTGTACCGGCAGCCCTGCCTAAGATATTTACTTCACTGCGCATAAGCCTTGGGACAGCTATGGCTGTGCTGTTTTTGACAGAGACCTTTGCCACTACTCAAGGAATTGGTTTTTATATTCTGGATGCTTCCATGAGAGGGCGGTACGAAGAGGTTTTTGCGGGGATAATGGCTATGAGTCTTTTGGGTTTAATCCTTTTTGTTATTGTTGATTTTTTAGAGAAAAAACTCTGTCCCTGGCAGTACCTTTAA
- a CDS encoding calcium-translocating P-type ATPase, SERCA-type, whose product MKTKPWFALTGGKVLEYLKVDPVQGLNQREAENRLTKVGLNILKEEKKPSLISMFLGQFKDFMVLVLLGATLISFLLQEYSDALVIIVIVFLNACLGFFQEFKAEKSLDALKKLTAPSARVLRNRETRMVNAQDVVPGDIISLEAGDKVPADLRLLEVSNLAVDESALTGESEPINKNTAPLSSARQFSPGDLKNMVFTGTVITRGRGSGVVVATGMQTEMGKIAHMIQHTETEITPLQRRLASLGKILVAVCLVICAAVVALGILRGESVYKMFLAGVSLAVAAIPEGLPAVVTIALALGVQRMIKRKAIVRKLPAVETLGCATVICSDKTGTLTQNKMTVRQIYSGGNLYRVEGEGYDPHGKIFLGSREVQPKSDSNLRLLMRISALCSNARLIRGNVPIASKWRTGKISSWEIQGDPTEGALLAAAAKGGFWREDMEKRDKRIAELPFDSERKRMTVVYENSKKQRRAYTKGAPDVILSLCTHYYDNGMVRELNDSLKKEIIKKNSTLASQALRTLAFAYRELPSGSKFSINEKQLERELIYAGIMGMIDPPRPEVPAAVQKCKRAGIKTVMITGDHQNTALAIANSIGLAPTGGMSVTGDELNRLSDSQLEEKVDRIYVYARVSPAHKLRIVRALKNRGHVVAMTGDGINDAPAVKEADIGIAMGISGTDVTREAASLILADDNFSTIASAIEEGRNIYNNIRKFIRFLLSCNTGEIFTMFFALLIGLPLPLRPIQILWVNLVTDGLPAMALGVEPPEKGIMKIPPREKDEGIFARGLWQKILNRGSVIGFLTLVSFSAGLSATGDLERSRTMAFVTLILLQLFHVFDCRSEHLPFWKVSIRTNLALVMSVASSLAMLLAVIYWPFLQEIFRTSVLTSEEWFLVMVLSILPSLGTLLKSAATALFPDKDWRMKKRTSHFIKQFFR is encoded by the coding sequence ATGAAAACAAAACCATGGTTTGCCCTTACTGGAGGAAAAGTGCTGGAGTATTTAAAGGTGGACCCGGTTCAGGGGTTGAACCAGAGGGAAGCGGAAAATAGGCTGACAAAAGTGGGGCTGAATATCCTGAAGGAGGAGAAAAAGCCATCCCTGATTTCCATGTTTTTAGGGCAGTTTAAAGATTTTATGGTGCTGGTGCTTTTGGGAGCCACCCTGATTTCTTTTTTGCTACAGGAATATTCCGACGCATTGGTTATTATTGTCATTGTATTCTTAAATGCTTGTTTAGGTTTTTTCCAGGAGTTTAAGGCGGAAAAATCTCTGGACGCTTTAAAAAAATTGACCGCTCCCAGTGCCCGGGTGCTTCGGAACCGGGAGACCAGGATGGTTAATGCTCAGGATGTGGTTCCTGGGGATATCATATCCCTGGAGGCGGGGGATAAAGTTCCGGCGGACCTAAGACTTTTAGAAGTTAGTAATCTGGCGGTGGATGAATCTGCCCTGACTGGAGAATCGGAACCCATAAACAAGAATACAGCACCTTTAAGCAGTGCCCGGCAGTTTTCTCCGGGGGATCTGAAAAATATGGTGTTTACGGGGACGGTAATTACCCGGGGGCGGGGCAGCGGAGTGGTGGTGGCTACCGGCATGCAGACGGAGATGGGGAAAATTGCCCACATGATTCAGCATACGGAAACGGAAATTACTCCACTGCAGAGGCGTTTGGCTTCTCTGGGGAAAATTCTAGTTGCAGTCTGCCTGGTGATTTGTGCAGCGGTGGTGGCTTTGGGAATTTTGCGCGGGGAGTCTGTGTACAAGATGTTTTTGGCAGGGGTCAGCCTGGCAGTAGCAGCGATACCAGAGGGCCTCCCTGCGGTGGTTACCATCGCTCTAGCCCTGGGGGTGCAGCGTATGATTAAGAGGAAGGCTATTGTACGAAAGCTGCCGGCGGTGGAAACCCTGGGATGTGCTACGGTAATCTGTTCTGATAAGACGGGAACTTTGACTCAAAACAAGATGACGGTACGTCAGATTTATTCCGGTGGCAATTTATATCGGGTAGAGGGAGAGGGGTACGATCCCCATGGAAAAATTTTCTTGGGTTCCCGGGAAGTGCAGCCCAAGAGCGACAGTAATCTGCGTCTTCTGATGAGAATAAGTGCACTCTGCAGCAATGCCCGCCTTATCCGTGGAAATGTCCCTATCGCTTCGAAATGGCGTACAGGAAAAATTTCTTCCTGGGAAATTCAGGGGGATCCCACCGAGGGAGCCCTGCTGGCAGCCGCCGCTAAAGGCGGTTTCTGGAGGGAGGATATGGAGAAGAGAGATAAAAGAATAGCGGAGTTACCCTTTGATTCTGAACGTAAAAGGATGACGGTGGTCTATGAGAATTCCAAGAAACAGCGGAGGGCTTATACCAAGGGAGCTCCCGATGTCATTTTAAGTTTATGCACTCATTATTATGATAACGGTATGGTCAGGGAACTGAATGATTCATTAAAAAAAGAGATTATTAAAAAGAACTCTACTCTGGCTTCCCAGGCTCTAAGGACTCTGGCTTTTGCTTACCGGGAGCTGCCCTCAGGGTCAAAATTTTCTATAAATGAAAAACAGTTGGAAAGGGAATTAATATATGCAGGGATTATGGGGATGATTGATCCCCCCCGCCCGGAAGTTCCTGCGGCGGTACAGAAATGCAAAAGGGCCGGTATTAAAACAGTAATGATTACGGGAGACCATCAAAATACGGCTTTGGCTATTGCTAACAGCATAGGCCTGGCCCCCACCGGTGGAATGTCGGTTACCGGGGATGAATTAAACCGGCTTAGTGACAGTCAGCTGGAGGAAAAGGTGGATAGAATATACGTATATGCCCGGGTTTCTCCAGCTCACAAACTGAGGATTGTCAGGGCACTGAAAAACAGGGGACATGTTGTGGCCATGACTGGGGACGGGATTAATGATGCCCCGGCGGTTAAGGAAGCGGACATAGGTATTGCCATGGGTATTTCCGGTACCGATGTGACCAGGGAAGCCGCTTCTTTAATCTTGGCAGATGATAACTTTTCTACCATTGCCAGTGCCATTGAAGAGGGCAGGAATATTTATAATAATATCCGTAAGTTTATACGTTTTCTTTTGTCCTGTAACACCGGTGAAATCTTTACCATGTTCTTTGCCCTGTTGATTGGACTTCCTTTACCCTTAAGGCCTATACAAATCCTTTGGGTGAACCTGGTAACGGACGGACTGCCGGCTATGGCTTTGGGGGTGGAGCCCCCGGAGAAAGGGATCATGAAAATCCCGCCCCGGGAGAAAGATGAGGGAATATTTGCCCGGGGATTATGGCAGAAAATATTAAATAGGGGGAGTGTAATTGGCTTTTTAACCCTGGTCAGTTTTTCCGCCGGGTTGTCTGCCACCGGCGATTTAGAACGGTCCAGGACTATGGCCTTTGTTACCTTGATTCTTCTGCAGCTGTTTCATGTTTTTGACTGCCGTTCGGAACATCTTCCCTTTTGGAAAGTGAGTATAAGGACCAATCTGGCGCTGGTAATGTCTGTCGCTTCTTCTCTGGCAATGTTGTTAGCAGTGATTTACTGGCCGTTTCTTCAGGAAATATTCCGAACTTCAGTTCTAACCAGTGAAGAATGGTTTTTGGTAATGGTGTTATCGATTCTGCCCTCCCTGGGCACTTTATTGAAAAGTGCTGCCACTGCCCTGTTTCCGGATAAGGACTGGAGGATGAAGAAAAGAACAAGTCATTTTATTAAACAATTCTTTCGGTAA
- a CDS encoding peptidase U32 family protein: MYQKMELLAPVGRWDVLEAVIEEGADAVYLGAKKHNMRMFRSDFNFTEEEIEAAIKYARQRGVKVYITLNNLLFDQELEELKPYLRFLGKVKPDALIIQDLGVIKLMQELRVSLPLHASVMVNVHNEPAVKLLSELGVSRTILSRDISLAEAKQLLDKTGMELEYFIHGDMCLSQSGQCYHSGMVFGESSNRGKCMKTCRWAYSLWDRNQEAALSLPRDKKYLLAIKDMCMLNFIPELQESGICSLKIEGRMRTVDYLSKVVRIYRSALDRYYKDPLGYQMHHGEWKALHADRVRDFSSMYAFKNPGSTSIGYSGEREPRFFSYAVREKEITEKDIQQQVFSGQLERKKMFPNPKLAVRVGNIKGMIEAIKGGAHRVYIGGESFVSSGGGWSAADLYYAVNYCKTQGVEGVVTTPRVTQGRQMARVEELFAHLEKLKPSGIMAANLGTLYLALQFKNMTVYGDYSLNVINRWSAELLKKLGVKQLTLQPEINFRFGAALMQKAGLPFEVLAHGPLTAMITDHCLPAALVEGTTQADGCRLSCREKKISLIDEKGQGHPVEVDEDCRNHVFLANELALLPFMKDFIPAGAAGFRLELRTYPPKEVGQVTSLYRKQLDMITADPDNYRFDFKDWINLKKSHNTTYGFGGYMKGVKIRSKDI; encoded by the coding sequence ATGTACCAAAAGATGGAGCTTTTAGCCCCGGTGGGTCGCTGGGATGTCCTGGAGGCTGTAATTGAGGAGGGTGCCGATGCGGTTTACCTGGGGGCAAAGAAACACAATATGCGGATGTTCCGCAGTGATTTCAATTTTACTGAAGAAGAAATTGAAGCAGCCATTAAATATGCCCGACAAAGGGGTGTAAAAGTATATATTACTTTGAATAACCTGTTATTTGATCAGGAGTTGGAGGAATTAAAACCCTATTTAAGGTTCCTGGGAAAAGTAAAGCCTGACGCCTTAATTATACAGGATTTAGGCGTAATTAAGTTGATGCAGGAACTGAGGGTTTCATTGCCCCTGCACGCCAGTGTGATGGTAAATGTTCACAATGAACCGGCTGTCAAGCTGCTTTCGGAACTGGGAGTCAGCCGGACTATTTTGTCCCGGGATATTTCCCTGGCAGAGGCAAAACAGCTGCTGGACAAGACAGGGATGGAATTGGAATATTTCATACACGGGGATATGTGTCTCAGCCAGAGCGGTCAATGCTATCACAGTGGGATGGTTTTTGGAGAAAGCAGCAACCGAGGCAAGTGCATGAAGACATGTCGTTGGGCCTATAGCCTCTGGGATCGGAACCAGGAGGCTGCGCTGTCCCTTCCCCGGGATAAAAAATACCTGCTGGCAATAAAGGATATGTGCATGCTGAACTTTATTCCTGAACTGCAGGAGTCGGGAATTTGTTCCTTGAAAATTGAAGGTCGGATGCGCACTGTGGACTATCTGAGTAAAGTGGTCAGGATATATCGAAGTGCTTTAGACCGCTACTATAAAGATCCTCTGGGTTATCAAATGCATCACGGGGAATGGAAGGCGTTACATGCTGATCGAGTTCGGGATTTCAGCAGTATGTATGCTTTTAAAAACCCGGGTTCTACTTCCATAGGGTATAGTGGTGAGCGGGAACCCCGGTTTTTTAGTTATGCTGTCAGGGAAAAGGAAATTACTGAAAAGGATATACAACAACAGGTTTTTTCTGGACAGCTGGAAAGGAAGAAAATGTTTCCCAATCCTAAGCTGGCCGTTCGGGTAGGAAATATAAAAGGTATGATAGAAGCGATAAAAGGTGGAGCACATCGGGTATATATTGGGGGAGAATCCTTTGTTTCCTCCGGGGGAGGCTGGTCTGCCGCGGATCTTTATTATGCCGTAAACTACTGCAAGACCCAGGGAGTTGAAGGGGTGGTAACTACCCCCAGGGTAACCCAGGGTAGGCAGATGGCCAGGGTGGAGGAACTTTTTGCCCACCTGGAAAAACTAAAACCTTCGGGAATTATGGCGGCCAATCTGGGAACTCTTTACCTGGCGTTGCAGTTTAAAAATATGACGGTTTACGGAGATTATTCTCTAAATGTTATTAACCGCTGGTCTGCAGAGCTTTTGAAAAAACTGGGGGTTAAACAGCTGACTTTACAGCCGGAGATTAACTTCCGCTTTGGTGCGGCACTGATGCAGAAAGCAGGTTTGCCCTTTGAAGTTTTGGCTCACGGGCCCCTTACAGCCATGATAACAGACCACTGTCTTCCGGCAGCTCTGGTGGAGGGAACAACCCAGGCGGATGGCTGCCGCCTTTCTTGTCGGGAGAAAAAGATTTCTCTTATAGATGAAAAAGGCCAGGGGCATCCTGTGGAGGTGGATGAAGACTGCCGCAACCATGTTTTTTTGGCTAATGAATTAGCCCTTTTACCTTTTATGAAGGACTTTATCCCTGCTGGAGCTGCAGGGTTTCGTCTGGAACTTAGGACTTATCCGCCCAAGGAAGTGGGGCAGGTGACATCGCTATATCGAAAACAACTGGATATGATTACTGCTGATCCGGATAATTACCGGTTTGATTTTAAGGATTGGATTAACTTGAAGAAAAGCCATAACACTACCTACGGTTTCGGAGGCTACATGAAAGGAGTAAAAATCAGGAGCAAAGATATTTAA
- a CDS encoding ABC transporter ATP-binding protein, whose protein sequence is MIKIDNMAVEYKDFNSSLLALEGVNLEVDSGETCAIIGPSGCGKTTLLFVLAGLTPFQRGSVMINEKPVSSKRKKTALILQDFGLLPWKNVWDNTALGLTIRGLSPDVKEKRVRNILQHLDLFQFKDYFPGQLSGGMRQRVAIARALTLRPDLLLMDEPFSALDAITREELQSLLLTIWHERPMSIVMVTHSIEEAVYLGQRIIIFSSVPGYIVSDIKNPYFGDPKLRERPEFYTLCHKVRTLLEEGKSNGKNRVQ, encoded by the coding sequence ATGATTAAAATTGACAATATGGCTGTGGAATATAAAGATTTTAACAGCAGTCTTTTAGCCCTGGAGGGGGTAAATTTAGAGGTGGACAGTGGGGAGACCTGTGCTATAATCGGTCCCTCGGGGTGTGGTAAGACCACCCTTTTATTTGTGTTGGCCGGGCTGACTCCTTTTCAGCGGGGAAGCGTAATGATTAACGAAAAACCGGTCAGCTCTAAGAGGAAAAAAACTGCTTTAATTCTTCAGGACTTTGGTCTTTTACCCTGGAAAAACGTCTGGGACAACACTGCCTTAGGTTTAACAATCAGGGGGCTTTCCCCTGATGTCAAGGAAAAGAGGGTAAGGAATATCTTACAGCATCTGGATCTGTTTCAGTTCAAGGATTATTTTCCTGGGCAGCTTAGCGGAGGCATGCGTCAAAGGGTGGCCATTGCCAGGGCACTGACCCTGCGTCCGGATCTTTTATTGATGGATGAGCCCTTTTCAGCCCTGGATGCTATAACCCGGGAGGAACTGCAGAGCCTTCTTTTGACCATCTGGCATGAGAGGCCCATGAGCATTGTCATGGTCACCCACAGTATTGAAGAAGCTGTTTATCTGGGACAGAGAATTATTATATTTTCCTCTGTCCCCGGTTATATTGTATCGGATATAAAAAATCCTTATTTCGGAGATCCGAAATTGAGGGAACGTCCAGAATTCTATACCCTTTGTCATAAAGTGCGCACTCTACTGGAGGAAGGAAAGTCTAATGGAAAAAACAGGGTTCAATAA
- a CDS encoding aspartate aminotransferase family protein — translation MKGYIGPEKIIDKKKEYMIPCVYHFYQEPVQMVKGEGKYLYDHQGKSYLDFFAGVSVVAAGHCHPEITDRICEQVKTLQHTTTVYLTQPIVDLAEKLAQVTPGKLKKSFFCSSGTEANEGAALLAKLHTGSSEFISLRMGLHGRTHLTMSLTGLTFWRTDPTPVGGISFAPNAYCYRCPFEGTYPNCDLECAKQVEFIIQTSTSGKLAAMFAEPIQGNGGIITPPPGYFERVKEILDRYGALLIVDEIQTGFGRTGKMFAIENWEVSPQIMTVAKALANGTPVGAFIAESEVAECYTRPGASTLGGNPVTAVAALATLEVIEKEKLVDNAAKVGHYFKEKLMELKEEHELIGDVRGIGLMLGAELVREGKEPAVEETDRVLEALKNNGVLIGKNGHNRNVLAFQPPLIITKADVDQVIHELGSALSQI, via the coding sequence GTGAAAGGTTATATTGGACCTGAGAAAATCATTGACAAGAAAAAGGAATATATGATTCCCTGCGTATATCATTTCTATCAGGAACCTGTACAGATGGTCAAGGGTGAGGGAAAATATTTATATGACCATCAGGGGAAAAGTTATTTGGATTTTTTTGCAGGAGTTTCCGTGGTGGCGGCAGGGCACTGTCATCCAGAAATCACAGATCGAATTTGTGAGCAGGTAAAGACTCTACAGCACACCACCACCGTATATTTAACTCAGCCCATTGTAGACCTGGCGGAGAAACTCGCTCAGGTAACCCCGGGCAAATTGAAGAAGAGTTTTTTTTGTTCCAGTGGGACAGAAGCCAATGAAGGGGCGGCTCTTCTAGCCAAACTTCATACCGGGTCTTCGGAGTTCATCAGCCTGAGGATGGGCCTGCACGGCCGGACCCACCTGACCATGAGCTTGACGGGACTGACTTTTTGGAGGACGGATCCTACCCCGGTGGGAGGGATAAGTTTTGCACCTAACGCTTACTGCTATCGCTGTCCCTTTGAGGGAACTTATCCAAACTGTGACCTGGAGTGTGCCAAACAAGTGGAGTTTATTATTCAAACCAGTACCTCTGGAAAGCTGGCGGCCATGTTTGCGGAACCCATTCAGGGCAATGGGGGAATTATTACTCCACCACCGGGTTATTTTGAAAGAGTGAAGGAAATCCTGGACCGGTATGGGGCTTTGTTAATTGTGGACGAGATTCAGACAGGGTTTGGCCGAACTGGAAAAATGTTTGCCATAGAGAACTGGGAGGTTAGCCCTCAGATTATGACGGTGGCTAAAGCTTTGGCTAACGGTACTCCCGTGGGGGCTTTTATCGCAGAAAGTGAAGTGGCTGAGTGTTACACCCGTCCTGGGGCTTCAACCCTGGGTGGAAATCCGGTTACAGCGGTGGCAGCCCTGGCTACGTTAGAGGTTATTGAAAAGGAAAAACTGGTGGATAACGCAGCGAAGGTAGGGCATTACTTCAAAGAAAAACTGATGGAATTGAAGGAAGAACATGAGTTAATTGGAGATGTCCGGGGTATTGGCTTGATGCTGGGCGCGGAGTTGGTGCGGGAAGGGAAGGAGCCGGCAGTAGAGGAAACTGACCGGGTTCTGGAAGCTTTAAAGAATAATGGTGTTCTGATCGGTAAAAACGGTCATAACCGAAATGTATTGGCTTTTCAACCTCCCCTGATTATTACCAAGGCTGATGTGGACCAGGTGATTCATGAATTGGGCAGCGCCCTTTCCCAGATTTGA